Genomic window (bacterium):
CCTCGACGGATTCCGTCGCGTCTGGGAGAGCTATTACCGTGAGATGAGCGTCCTTGCCGAACGGTTGCTCGTGGTCCTGGCCACGATGCTCGGACAGGACCCGCGGTACTTTGCGGCGGCGCACCGCAACCACGCCTCAACGCTCGTCGCCAACTACTACCCGCCTGTCGTCGACCGCGCGGAGAATCCTGCGGCGACGCGTCGTGGCGAACACACGGACTTCGGGACCATCACGATCTTGACCACGGACGGCGTTACCGGGCTCGAAGTCAAGACGCGGTCCGGTCAGTGGCTGCCGGTGCCGTCAGTCGAGGATGCGCTGGTCGTGAACGTTGGCGATCTCCTGGAGATGTGGACAAGGGGTGAGTACGTCTCCTCGTACCACCGGGTCGTGATCGAAGATCCCACCACGGAGCGCGTGTCGTTGCCCTTCTTTCACAACCCGCGGTCGGACGCGATGGTCGAGCCCATAGGGGACGTGGTCACGCGGACGTCGGCGGTCTGCGCCGGCGAGTGGATCCTCAGGAAGATCGACGCCATCAACGCGCAGTGACCGTCACGGAAGCCTGAGAGGAATCGTCGTGCGGGCTTCACGAAGCAAAAAACCCTCGAGTTGTGTGGAGCTGGGGGGAATCGAACCCCCGTCCGTCGAGCGGTTGCCGCCTCCGATACGACCATTCCCGATTGGCGCGTTGCGGATTGCGTGCCGTCGGGTCGGCTGCCCCGGAGGGCTCCGCCGGATCTTTCTCCGGTGTCAGCGGTCTTTCTCGCCGTCAGCGGTCTTTCCCGGCTGTCCTCCCCTGCTTCTGTTGCCAGGCTGCAGTGGACAGGCCCCGCGTGCCCCCGTGGGGGTCGCAGTTACCTCACTGTCCGATCAGTCGATCAGGCGGCGAGGAGCACGGGTTCATCATTGCCGTGTCTTGTGGTGCCCCGTTTTAGGAGTTTGAGCAACTCCGGTCGCGTAGCACGGTTCCCGGTCTCGACGTCGAAACCGATCAGCCCCTTGTCAATGTGCGGTACGACCCACTGTACCGAGACCCTGCGACAACGGTTCCCTGGCGCCCGATCCTCCCGGCGGGGCGATCCGGGTCAGCGCACTTCCCGGTCGTGCTCGCGGGCTGCCTGCGAGAGGGCCCGGCGGGCCTCCAGTTCGGCCTCCCGGCGGGCCAGGATCGTCCGCCGGTCCACCTTGCGGCGCCGCCGTGCCAGGGCCATCTCCACCTTCGCCCGGCCGTCGCGGAAGTACAGCGACAGCGGTATCAGCAGCAGGCGGTCCTGCTCGACGCGCGCCTTGATGCGGTCGATCTCGGCCCGGTGCAGCAGCAGCTTGCGCGGCCGGTCGGGATCGGGGGCGAACGCCTTGGCGACGCTCGGCTGCGGGGGCACGTGCATGGAGTGCAGCCACACCTCGCCACCGGACACCCGCCCGTACGCCTCGGCCAGGGTCACGGTGCCGTCGCGCAGCGACTTCACCTCGCTGCCCCGCAGCACCAGCCCGCACTCATAGCTGCCGAGGATCTCGAAGTCCCGCTGGGCGCGCCGGTTCCTGGCGACCACCTTGACTTCAGGCTCGTCCATGAGCGCAGGTTAACGAGCCACCGGCGCAAGGGTGGGCTGCAGGGCGCGGCAACGTAGCCTTGCGGCCGTGCTGGCGTTGAGCCGCGAGACCTACGACGGGATGCTGGCCCACGCGGTGGCGGGGCTGCCGAACGAGGCCTGCGGGCTGTTCGCCGCCACCTTCGGGACCGACAACGTGGTTGCCTTCTACCCGATGACGAACGCCGCCGCCTCCGAGAGCATCTACGAGTTCGACGGCGCCGAGCACCTGGCGGTCGAGAAGCAGGCCGAGGAGGCCGGCCTCACCGTCGTCGGGGTCATGCACTCGCACACCGCCAGCACGGCGTACCCGTCGCCGACCGACGTGGCCCAGGCCAGCCGCTTCGATCCCCTCGGCGTGTGGCATCACGTGATCGTCTCCTTGAAGCACCCGGCGCCGGCACTGCGCAGCTACCGCATCGTCGGCCGGATCATCGAGGAGGAAGCGGTGCAGGTCCTCCCCTGAGGCGGATCGAGGTGCCAACCCCCACCGGTAGAATCCCCAGCGACTTGCTAGGAGACTGCTGAGCCATGCTCCCGACGCCCCGACACGTCATTCCGGCGAAGGCCGGAATCCAGGACCTGGCCACCCGACCGGCGCTGCCCGTGGATTACTCAGCACACTCCTAGACGACTCTCCCCAGCCCGCCATGGGTGTCCTCGCCTCCGTCATTGACTGCATCGGCAACACGCCGCTGGTGGACGTCAGCGTGCTCAGCCCCAACCCGGCGGTGCACATCCTCGCCAAACTGGAAGGCCAGAACCCCGGCGGCTCGGTGAAGGACCGAGTAGCCCGGTCGATGATCGAGGCCGCCGAGGCCGACGGCGCGCTGCGGCCGGACACAACCATCCTGGAGCCCTCCTCGGGCAACACCGGCATCGCGTTGGCGTTCATCGCCCGGCTGCGGGGCTACCCCGTGAAGATCGTCCTGCCGGCCAACGTCTCGGTCGAGCGGCGCGACCTGCTGGAGATCTACGGCGCCGAGATCATCGACTCCCCGGGCGCCGAGGGCTCCAACGGGGCGGTGCGCCGGGCCGAGCGCCTTGCCGCTGAGCACCCCGAATGGGCCTACCTCTGCCAGTACGCCAACGAGGCCAACCCGCAGGCGCACTACGCCACCACCGGCCCGGAGATCCTGGCCGACTGCCCCGACATCACCCACTTCGTGGCCGGCCTCGGCACCGCCGGCACGCTCATGGGCTGCGGCCGCTACCTCAAGGAGCACAAGCCCGAGGTGCGGGTCTACGCCGTGGAGCCCCCGGCGGGGGAGAAAGTGGAGGGGCTGCGCAGCCTCGACGACGGCTACATCCCGCCGGTCTACGAGAACTGGGGCGGCAACGAGTTGCTGGACGGCAAACGGATCGTGCGCACCCGCGAGGCGCTGGAGTACACGCGCCGCCTGGCGACCGAGGCCTCGGTGTTCGCCGGGATCTCCAGCGGGGCCGCCCTGGCCGGGGCCTGCCGGGTGGCCGAGCGCATCACCTCCGGGGTGATCGTCTTCGTGGCCGCCGACGGCGGCTGGAAGTACCTCTCGACGCGGGCCTGGACCGACCCCATCGACGAGGTCGTGGAGCGCGCCGAGCGCATCATCTACTTCTGAAGGCTTGGGCGGCGGGTTGTGGGTACTGGCGAGCGCGCGCGTCTGGATTCCGGCCTTCGCCGCAACGACGCTCGGGTGGCCGGAATGACGCGGCGGTAAAGGGGGTGTGGCGTGGCGGCTCGGGTGGGGCGGCCAGCGTGACGGGTGTGGATCAGGTCGGGAGCGTGGCCCCGGGCCGGTGACCCGGGACCACGCTCCGGTAACCGCCGCTGGCGGGAGAGTCAGCCGGTCGCCCGCTCGTCGGGCGGACCCGTGTCGTCCATCTCGCCGTCCTCCATCGTCTCGCCGTCGTCCATCTTGTCAGCGGAGGAGTCGATGATCGTGACGCGGCCCTCGCCGCCGGACGGGTACTGCTCGGCCGTCACGACGCCGCCGAGGGCATCGGTGAGGTAGTCGGCCAGCGTGCGCTGGTCGTTGATGCCCAGCTTGGTGTGCGGCAGGTCGGCAGCCGGGAAGCAGTCGCCGCCGCCGGCGAACCAACTCACCGTCGTCATCACGACCGGATCGCCCGGCACCACCTCGCCGTCTTCGACAATGACCGTGCCGTCGTCGAGGACGATGCTGCGCACACGGGCGCCTTCGTGGCCGATGTTGGAGCAGTCGCCCTCGCGGTCGGTCTCGCGTGCCGGCATGCCGATGTCGATGACCAGGCTCATGCCCGCCACCTGCGAGTACTGCCCGCAGGTGCCCGGGATGCAGTCGTAGGAGACCTCCATTGCCTCCTTCAGCCGCTCGCGGGTCATCTCGAAGGTGACCATAACGTTGTTGAACGGCGAGATGTCGAAGGTCGTGGACTCGCTGAGGTCGCTGCCGGCGGGGATGATGGAGTCGTTGCGGATGCCGCCGCCGCCCTGGATGGCGATGTCCGGCGTCGCGGTGCCGTACTCCTCGGCGCGCTCGGTGCCCACCCAGAGCGAGGCATCGGCGACCAGGTTGCCCTGGTTGGTCTCGCGCGTCCGGACCTGAGAACGTCGACCGTCCAGGTCCACCTCGGTGGTAGCCAGGACGTTGCTGTCCAGCGCCGCCACAGCCGCCGCCAGTGGCTCCTCGACCGACGCCAGGACGTCGGGGTCGGGAGTCTCGTCGAGGCTCACGCCCACCGAGCGGCCCGCCGCGGAGACCACGTTGCCGTCGGCGTCGAAGCCGACGACGAGCTCGCCGATGCAGCGGTAGCCGCCGGGTGCGGTAATGACCGGCACGGTGTTGCCGTCGGCGTCGGTGGCCTCCAGCGGGTACGGGCCGGCGGTCTCCTCCTCGGGCAGGCAGGTGCTGGTGTCGCTGCGCAGCATCTCGTCGCCGCCGCCGCCAATGGCCACGTCGACGCCGGAGATGGAGGC
Coding sequences:
- a CDS encoding cysteine synthase family protein; this encodes MGVLASVIDCIGNTPLVDVSVLSPNPAVHILAKLEGQNPGGSVKDRVARSMIEAAEADGALRPDTTILEPSSGNTGIALAFIARLRGYPVKIVLPANVSVERRDLLEIYGAEIIDSPGAEGSNGAVRRAERLAAEHPEWAYLCQYANEANPQAHYATTGPEILADCPDITHFVAGLGTAGTLMGCGRYLKEHKPEVRVYAVEPPAGEKVEGLRSLDDGYIPPVYENWGGNELLDGKRIVRTREALEYTRRLATEASVFAGISSGAALAGACRVAERITSGVIVFVAADGGWKYLSTRAWTDPIDEVVERAERIIYF
- a CDS encoding 5'-nucleotidase C-terminal domain-containing protein, with the protein product MTQKRLPTREKNHRINWRKPAVVLAALGLLVSVTALAPTALNAQDEAAYTLTILHNNDGESKLLHNPARGFPGVARFVTAMRSLQEGAGTDGVLTVTAGDNFLASKEWNVSLERGAPFYDSIALSGLYDAMAVGNHDMDFGPDVAAEFFGGFDPPVVFLSANLDVSAEPALVAMVEAGRLARSTIVETGGERIGVIGAITPMLGAISAPRNAVVSAVAEAVNAEVAALTEAGVNKIVLISHLQQVDEDVEALASISGVDVAIGGGGDEMLRSDTSTCLPEEETAGPYPLEATDADGNTVPVITAPGGYRCIGELVVGFDADGNVVSAAGRSVGVSLDETPDPDVLASVEEPLAAAVAALDSNVLATTEVDLDGRRSQVRTRETNQGNLVADASLWVGTERAEEYGTATPDIAIQGGGGIRNDSIIPAGSDLSESTTFDISPFNNVMVTFEMTRERLKEAMEVSYDCIPGTCGQYSQVAGMSLVIDIGMPARETDREGDCSNIGHEGARVRSIVLDDGTVIVEDGEVVPGDPVVMTTVSWFAGGGDCFPAADLPHTKLGINDQRTLADYLTDALGGVVTAEQYPSGGEGRVTIIDSSADKMDDGETMEDGEMDDTGPPDERATG
- the smpB gene encoding SsrA-binding protein SmpB; this encodes MDEPEVKVVARNRRAQRDFEILGSYECGLVLRGSEVKSLRDGTVTLAEAYGRVSGGEVWLHSMHVPPQPSVAKAFAPDPDRPRKLLLHRAEIDRIKARVEQDRLLLIPLSLYFRDGRAKVEMALARRRRKVDRRTILARREAELEARRALSQAAREHDREVR
- a CDS encoding M67 family metallopeptidase codes for the protein MLALSRETYDGMLAHAVAGLPNEACGLFAATFGTDNVVAFYPMTNAAASESIYEFDGAEHLAVEKQAEEAGLTVVGVMHSHTASTAYPSPTDVAQASRFDPLGVWHHVIVSLKHPAPALRSYRIVGRIIEEEAVQVLP